A region from the Tahibacter amnicola genome encodes:
- a CDS encoding aminopeptidase P N-terminal domain-containing protein, with the protein MISPKEYTRRRRQLMRLAGGQAIVVVPAAPQRLRNSDATYPYRQDSDFHYLSGFPEPEAVLALLPGRKHGEAILFCRERDKLREAWEGPSAGPEGAVRDFGMDDAFPIDDIDDILPGLIEGRSRVYYHFGRDSDFDLKLIGWVKRVQTLRGPDARAPREFVALSHLLHDLRLFKSRDELRVMRQAAAIAAEGHLRAMRVARAGMAEHQVEAELHHAFRSAGAVPSYEPIVGSGHNACVLHYRANNGTLSDGDLLLIDAGAEYACYASDITRTFPVNGRFTREQAALYQIVLDAQEAAIAQARPGRPWLATHEAAVKVIAGGLCDLGLIKGDVKGAIESGAYKAFFPHKTGHWLGLDVHDVGDYRVDGEPRVLEPGMVMTVEPGIYIAPDARHVAAKWRGIGIRIEDDVVVTQNKPEVITDAVPKTIAAIEAFKSR; encoded by the coding sequence ATGATCTCGCCCAAGGAATACACGCGCCGACGCCGACAACTGATGCGCCTGGCCGGTGGCCAGGCCATCGTGGTCGTGCCCGCAGCGCCGCAGCGTCTGCGCAACAGCGATGCGACCTATCCCTACCGGCAGGACAGCGATTTTCACTACCTTTCCGGTTTTCCCGAGCCGGAAGCCGTGCTGGCCCTGCTGCCCGGGCGCAAACACGGCGAAGCGATCCTGTTCTGCCGCGAGCGCGACAAGCTGCGCGAAGCCTGGGAGGGGCCATCGGCCGGGCCGGAAGGCGCTGTACGCGACTTCGGCATGGACGATGCCTTTCCAATCGATGACATCGACGACATCCTGCCGGGACTGATCGAGGGGCGCTCGCGGGTCTATTATCACTTCGGCCGCGACAGCGACTTCGACCTCAAGCTGATCGGCTGGGTCAAGCGCGTACAGACGCTGCGCGGACCGGATGCCCGGGCGCCGCGCGAATTTGTCGCTTTGTCACATCTTCTGCACGATCTTCGCCTGTTCAAGTCACGCGACGAGCTGCGGGTCATGCGCCAGGCGGCAGCGATCGCTGCCGAGGGGCATCTTCGCGCCATGCGCGTGGCGCGGGCCGGCATGGCCGAGCACCAGGTCGAGGCGGAGCTGCACCACGCCTTCCGCAGCGCCGGAGCGGTGCCCTCGTACGAGCCCATCGTGGGCTCGGGTCACAACGCCTGCGTGCTGCACTATCGCGCCAACAACGGCACGCTCAGCGACGGTGACCTCCTGCTGATCGATGCCGGCGCCGAATACGCCTGCTACGCCTCGGATATCACACGGACGTTCCCGGTGAACGGGCGGTTTACCCGCGAACAGGCCGCGCTGTACCAGATCGTGCTGGACGCCCAGGAAGCGGCCATTGCGCAGGCGCGGCCGGGACGTCCCTGGCTGGCCACGCATGAGGCCGCGGTGAAGGTGATCGCCGGTGGACTGTGCGATCTGGGCCTGATCAAGGGCGATGTGAAAGGCGCCATCGAAAGCGGTGCCTACAAAGCCTTTTTTCCGCACAAGACCGGCCATTGGCTCGGGCTGGATGTCCACGACGTCGGCGATTACCGTGTCGACGGCGAGCCGCGTGTCCTCGAACCCGGCATGGTGATGACGGTCGAGCCCGGCATCTATATCGCGCCGGACGCCAGGCACGTGGCGGCGAAGTGGCGCGGCATCGGCATCCGCATCGAGGATGACGTGGTGGTGACGCAGAACAAGCCGGAAGTCATCACGGATGCGGTCCCCAAGACGATCGCCGCGATCGAGGCTTTCAAGTCGCGCTAA
- a CDS encoding UPF0149 family protein — MTTIAISHAELDSALNDLRFGVAPSDLHGSLTGFLCGGGIANARNWLQRLEIEPDETRSQAERQALLERVFADCRAQLDDPDMGFEPLLPGEDQPLVDRAEALVQWCRGFLGGFGLAGVHARGLSDDSAEILRDFSTIAGSRFDYQDAEEDESALVEVVEFIRVGVMLLRTELTAGPGAGSRLH, encoded by the coding sequence ATGACGACGATCGCCATCTCCCACGCCGAGCTCGATTCGGCGCTCAATGATCTGCGCTTCGGCGTGGCGCCCAGCGACCTCCACGGTTCGCTGACCGGATTTCTCTGCGGCGGCGGCATCGCCAATGCCCGCAACTGGCTGCAGCGGCTGGAAATCGAACCGGACGAGACACGCAGCCAGGCCGAACGCCAGGCGCTGCTCGAACGTGTCTTTGCCGATTGCCGCGCCCAGCTCGACGATCCCGACATGGGATTCGAACCTTTGCTGCCCGGTGAAGACCAGCCCCTGGTCGACCGCGCCGAGGCCCTGGTGCAATGGTGCCGCGGATTTCTCGGTGGTTTTGGCCTTGCCGGCGTGCATGCGCGGGGGCTTTCCGACGACAGCGCCGAAATCCTGCGCGATTTCAGCACCATCGCCGGCTCGCGCTTCGACTACCAGGACGCCGAGGAGGACGAATCGGCCCTGGTCGAGGTGGTGGAGTTCATCCGTGTCGGCGTGATGTTGCTGCGCACGGAGCTGACCGCCGGCCCCGGCGCGGGCAGCAGGCTGCACTGA
- the cydB gene encoding cytochrome d ubiquinol oxidase subunit II, producing the protein MNAADVLPVVWFFIIGFGVLMYVLLDGFVLGIGIISPFSDDEHQRDLMMNTAAPIWDGNETWLVLGGAGLLAAFPKAYSLILSALYLPVLLMLIALIFRGVAFEFRFKAESSRWVWGAAFHLGSLAAAFAQGVILGAIVEGMPVKEGKYIGGALGWFSPFSMLTGVALIFGYALLGATWLILKTEGRVQRIAFDLTRPLMMVVICCMFLVSVSLPFLDSQLMQRWFTMPNFLYLSPVPILTAINAMLLWQAVIRNRELAPFVLSLSFFALGFIGLVLGVWPNIVPPSLSIWEAASAPSSQGFILVGTVIMLPAVLAYTWYSYRVFRGKVTEDAGYH; encoded by the coding sequence ATGAATGCGGCTGACGTGCTCCCCGTGGTCTGGTTCTTCATTATCGGCTTCGGCGTGCTGATGTATGTGCTGCTGGACGGCTTCGTGCTGGGCATCGGCATCATCTCGCCCTTCAGCGACGATGAGCACCAGCGCGACCTGATGATGAACACCGCGGCGCCGATCTGGGACGGCAATGAAACCTGGCTGGTGCTCGGTGGCGCCGGCCTGCTGGCGGCGTTCCCCAAGGCCTATTCGCTGATCCTCTCGGCCTTGTACCTGCCGGTCCTGTTGATGTTGATCGCGCTGATCTTCCGCGGCGTCGCCTTCGAATTCCGTTTCAAGGCCGAGAGCTCGCGCTGGGTGTGGGGCGCGGCCTTTCACCTGGGTTCCCTGGCCGCCGCGTTCGCCCAGGGTGTCATCCTGGGTGCCATCGTCGAAGGCATGCCGGTCAAGGAGGGAAAATACATCGGCGGTGCGCTGGGCTGGTTCAGTCCCTTTTCGATGCTGACCGGTGTCGCACTGATTTTCGGCTACGCCCTGCTGGGGGCGACCTGGCTGATCCTGAAAACCGAAGGGCGTGTGCAGCGCATCGCCTTTGACCTGACACGGCCGCTGATGATGGTGGTGATCTGCTGCATGTTCCTGGTGAGCGTGTCCCTTCCTTTCCTGGATTCGCAGCTGATGCAACGCTGGTTCACGATGCCCAATTTCCTGTATCTCTCGCCGGTGCCGATCCTGACGGCGATCAATGCCATGCTGTTGTGGCAGGCCGTGATCCGGAATCGCGAGCTGGCGCCCTTCGTGCTGTCGCTGAGCTTCTTCGCGCTGGGATTCATTGGCCTGGTGCTGGGCGTGTGGCCCAACATCGTGCCGCCGTCGCTATCGATCTGGGAAGCGGCGTCCGCGCCGTCGAGCCAGGGTTTCATCCTGGTCGGGACGGTCATCATGCTTCCGGCGGTGCTGGCGTATACCTGGTATTCCTATCGGGTGTTCCGCGGCAAGGTGACGGAAGATGCCGGGTATCACTGA
- a CDS encoding cytochrome ubiquinol oxidase subunit I, translating to MADAELLSRIQFGFVISFHILFPAFSIGLASWLAFLEGVWLWKRTDIWRDLYFFWLKIFAVAFGMGVVSGIVMSFQFGTNWSNLTLAAGNILGPLLNYEVLTAFFLEATFLGVMLFGWRRVSHGTHFFATCMVALGTLVSTFWIISASSWMHTPAGHVIRDGIYYPESWWAVIFNPSFPYRLAHMTLAAFITTAFVIGGVSAIYLLRRRWEEKAQLMLKLALVFVIIVVPIQVFVGDLHGLNVREHQPAKLAAIEARWETEKRVPLTLFAWPDEVAETNHYAVDVPYLGSLILTHSLDGEVKGLKDFPRDQRPPVKPVFFAFRVMVGLGFAMLAISGLGLLLWWRGRLFTARWFLWAFALMLPSGFIAVLAGWYVTEIGRQPWVIYGLMRTRDAFSGVDLASVVISLSTFVVVYAIVFGFGIWYLYRLFRAGPGSAPPRNVPGKTPARPLSVPDAPVEESP from the coding sequence ATGGCTGATGCGGAGTTACTGTCGCGAATCCAGTTTGGATTCGTCATTTCCTTCCATATTCTGTTTCCCGCGTTCTCGATAGGGCTGGCCAGCTGGCTGGCTTTTCTCGAAGGCGTCTGGCTCTGGAAACGCACCGATATCTGGCGTGACCTGTACTTCTTCTGGTTGAAGATTTTCGCCGTCGCGTTCGGAATGGGCGTGGTTTCCGGCATCGTGATGAGTTTCCAGTTCGGCACGAACTGGTCAAACCTCACCCTCGCGGCGGGCAATATCCTCGGTCCGCTGCTCAATTACGAAGTACTTACCGCGTTCTTCCTGGAGGCCACCTTCCTGGGCGTCATGCTCTTTGGCTGGCGTCGCGTCAGCCACGGTACGCACTTCTTCGCCACGTGCATGGTGGCATTGGGAACGCTGGTATCCACTTTCTGGATCATCTCCGCGTCGAGCTGGATGCATACGCCGGCCGGGCATGTCATACGCGACGGCATCTATTACCCGGAAAGCTGGTGGGCGGTGATCTTCAATCCGTCCTTTCCCTACCGGCTTGCGCACATGACACTGGCGGCGTTCATCACCACCGCGTTCGTGATCGGCGGCGTCTCGGCCATCTACCTGCTGCGCCGCCGGTGGGAGGAAAAGGCGCAGCTGATGCTCAAGCTCGCCCTGGTGTTCGTGATCATCGTGGTGCCGATCCAGGTATTCGTCGGCGACCTGCATGGCCTCAACGTACGCGAGCACCAGCCGGCGAAGCTGGCGGCCATCGAGGCACGCTGGGAAACCGAGAAGCGCGTCCCGCTGACACTCTTCGCGTGGCCCGACGAAGTAGCTGAAACCAATCACTACGCGGTGGATGTTCCGTACCTGGGAAGTCTCATCCTGACCCACTCGCTCGACGGCGAGGTCAAGGGGCTGAAGGATTTTCCCCGGGACCAGCGGCCGCCGGTGAAGCCCGTGTTCTTCGCCTTCCGCGTGATGGTGGGGCTGGGCTTTGCGATGCTCGCGATCAGCGGGCTGGGCCTGTTGCTGTGGTGGCGCGGGCGTCTGTTCACGGCGCGCTGGTTCCTGTGGGCGTTCGCGCTGATGCTTCCATCCGGATTCATCGCTGTTCTCGCCGGCTGGTATGTCACTGAAATCGGACGCCAGCCCTGGGTGATCTACGGACTGATGCGCACCCGTGACGCCTTCAGTGGGGTAGACCTGGCCAGCGTGGTGATTTCACTGAGCACCTTCGTGGTGGTGTACGCCATCGTGTTCGGTTTTGGAATATGGTACTTGTACCGCCTGTTCCGCGCGGGGCCTGGCTCGGCACCGCCGCGCAACGTACCCGGCAAGACACCGGCGCGCCCCCTTTCCGTGCCGGATGCGCCGGTGGAGGAATCGCCATGA